The following are encoded in a window of Gemmatimonadota bacterium genomic DNA:
- a CDS encoding Nramp family divalent metal transporter, which yields MSHEYDPYALLPEHVRKPPTDRWSTIRQLGPGLLLTGSIVGSGELIATTRLGAEVGFVVLWLILLSCAVKVPVQSELGRHAIATGQTTFVAFNKVPGPRLRVSWLVWGSLLLLLWSTMQVGGIFGTMSLSLDLIFPVFGNTSWLIILTLVGMGLGLVGQYMTLERITTILVALFTFTTLASALLLFWTPYAVSPQALLDGLRFALPTDGAVTAFAVFGITGVGASELLLYPYWCVEKGYARSAGPRDGSPDWRARALGWIGVMKKDVWLCMVIYTLATLAFFFLGAAVLHAQGMVPEGFGTVQILSGMYTETLGNWAFYLFGVGAFVVLFSTYFVTIVGQSRMLADALSVLGFVTYARPNDRQRVVRVIGVLLPLVYLVLYVLWSAPVTMVIIGALMQTILLPAIGWAALYFSRTTAREAGVPPSRLMLAALTAATLVMAAFAIYAVWVRF from the coding sequence ATGTCCCATGAATACGACCCTTACGCGCTGCTCCCCGAACATGTGAGAAAACCGCCCACCGACCGCTGGTCGACGATCCGCCAGCTGGGTCCGGGCCTGCTGTTGACCGGTTCCATCGTGGGTTCCGGCGAACTCATCGCCACCACGCGTCTCGGCGCCGAGGTCGGTTTCGTGGTGCTCTGGCTCATTCTCCTGAGCTGTGCCGTCAAGGTGCCGGTGCAGAGCGAACTCGGCCGCCACGCCATCGCCACGGGTCAGACCACTTTCGTCGCCTTCAACAAAGTGCCGGGACCGCGCCTGCGGGTATCGTGGCTCGTTTGGGGAAGCTTGCTGCTCCTGCTCTGGAGCACGATGCAGGTCGGGGGCATTTTCGGTACAATGAGCCTGTCGCTGGACCTGATCTTCCCGGTTTTCGGAAACACCTCCTGGCTGATCATACTCACCCTGGTCGGCATGGGACTCGGTCTCGTAGGCCAGTACATGACGCTGGAGCGGATCACCACCATCCTGGTCGCTCTCTTTACTTTCACCACGCTGGCCAGCGCGCTGCTCCTGTTCTGGACCCCCTATGCCGTTTCTCCCCAGGCGCTCCTGGACGGGTTGCGGTTCGCCCTGCCGACGGACGGCGCCGTGACGGCATTCGCCGTCTTCGGCATCACCGGCGTCGGCGCGTCCGAACTCCTGCTCTACCCGTACTGGTGCGTGGAAAAGGGATATGCCCGGTCGGCCGGACCCAGGGACGGCAGCCCCGACTGGCGGGCGCGCGCCCTGGGATGGATCGGCGTGATGAAAAAGGACGTGTGGCTTTGCATGGTCATCTACACGCTGGCCACGCTTGCCTTCTTCTTTCTCGGCGCAGCTGTGCTTCACGCCCAGGGCATGGTGCCCGAGGGTTTCGGCACCGTGCAGATACTCTCCGGCATGTACACGGAAACGCTGGGGAACTGGGCGTTCTACCTGTTCGGCGTGGGCGCTTTCGTGGTCCTCTTCTCGACCTATTTCGTCACCATCGTGGGCCAGTCGCGCATGCTGGCGGACGCCCTTTCGGTTCTGGGTTTCGTTACCTATGCCCGGCCCAACGACCGGCAGCGCGTCGTGCGGGTGATCGGCGTCCTGCTGCCCCTGGTTTATCTCGTCCTCTACGTTCTGTGGTCCGCGCCGGTCACCATGGTGATTATCGGCGCGCTGATGCAGACAATCCTCCTGCCGGCCATCGGGTGGGCGGCGCTGTACTTCAGCCGGACGACGGCGAGGGAAGCGGGCGTTCCCCCGTCCCGGCTCATGCTGGCGGCGCTGACGGCCGCCACGCTGGTCATGGCCGCTTTCGCGATCTATGCGGTGTGGGTAAGGTTCTAG
- a CDS encoding hydantoinase B/oxoprolinase family protein, producing the protein MNIHASDAARPDAANPGTIKPDAANPGTVKPDAAKPPISIGIDVGGTFTDFVVVEGDAAPRYFKTASTPRAPSDAVMNGLRDIAEAHGLSAAELMSRTRLFIHGTTVATNTLLERKGARVGLITTEGFRDLLALREGLKEDRYNLRMTPVEPLVPRSLRHTLEERIRSDGAVEAPVDKEALDEILDELARTGVESVAVCLVFSYLNPAHERLVGDRIRQRYPELYLSLSSEILPQIKEYDRLSTTAVNAYVGPVYARYLERMKKEATSLGLASDILTMTSNGGVTPLDVASRQAVQAILSGPAGGVSGAVAYGRLTGAENLIGFDMGGTSTDISVIEAGDPQVSGEHYEGGWKIAVPMIDLHTLGAGGGSIARVDDGGTLHVGPRSAGADPGPACYGRGGDQPTVTDANLVLGYLDPGNFLGGRNPLFPDLSERAVQESVAEPLGLSTVDAARGILDVVTTAMAEGIRLLTVRRGGDPRHFSLLAFGGAAGLHVAQVARKTGIGKVYLPSAAPVLSAYGMLASDLRYDFAQSFTASLDVVDLGEVRRLADRMAGQGIARLRNQGLADEDIATRFTADMRYLDQIYEVNVTVPDLSMDDDAIRRAWASLFHERYQTLYSYHQLDQEIRLVTLRATVTGKLPTVELPVRERNARERNDRTGEACKGTRRVYTGTWTEAAVFAADDLAPGSVIEGPAIVESDFTTVLVEEGDHLEVDPYGGMFLAVSTTAAEAPDANPETLYAPDTPVSTEASATTDAPDAAPARSDPVTHSVVAHRLESIAREMADVMIRTSMSQILNSSRDFSTAILDATGQLVAQGEGIPVHISALPPSVEAVREYFGDDINEDDLFILNDPYFGGSHLPDITAIYPVFRDGALRFFAVNRAHHSDIGGGTHGGYNPSASELYHEGLRIPPVRLYEAGRPREDLLHMLAVNVRHAENFTGDLHAQIGSVQIAARRLQALLDDYGADGLMASVEAILDSAERRIRQLIGSWKDGVYFGETLLDDDGFDAESIPIRAKVTVQDDHMTIDLSESSPQVTGFINSAYANTRSLAHVAIMYMAPSDVPKNEGSMRPVNVIAPRGLIVNPNPPAPVCMSTNHCGEEIVEAVFKALAPVAPDAVNAGFSRRLRFAITGRNPRTGNRFIWHFFFGRGGGGASRGYDGWSCVGEVNVAGAIRSPSVEITEERFPFKIVRNDLRPGSGGDGTWRGGLGAVFEMVYEGDEPAKLNMAGDGVVNPPFGLFGGAPGLPHRYRVVSNGKERMLKSKETEVPILPGDRIIALSAGGGGYGPPGSRDPDNRSRDRESGLV; encoded by the coding sequence ATGAACATTCACGCCAGCGATGCCGCGAGACCCGACGCCGCGAATCCGGGCACCATCAAACCCGACGCCGCGAATCCGGGCACCGTCAAACCCGACGCCGCCAAACCGCCCATCTCCATTGGCATCGACGTCGGCGGGACGTTCACGGATTTCGTCGTTGTGGAAGGAGATGCCGCGCCACGCTACTTCAAGACGGCGTCGACTCCCCGGGCGCCGTCCGACGCGGTGATGAACGGACTCCGCGACATTGCCGAAGCCCACGGCCTTTCCGCGGCCGAACTGATGTCCAGGACCCGGCTGTTCATTCACGGCACCACCGTCGCGACCAACACGCTCCTGGAGCGCAAAGGCGCCCGGGTCGGACTGATCACCACCGAGGGATTCCGGGACCTGCTGGCGCTCAGGGAAGGGCTGAAAGAAGATCGGTACAATCTGAGGATGACCCCCGTCGAACCACTGGTTCCCCGGTCCCTGCGGCATACGTTGGAGGAACGTATCCGATCCGACGGCGCCGTTGAAGCGCCCGTGGATAAAGAAGCGCTTGACGAGATACTGGACGAACTCGCACGGACCGGCGTGGAATCCGTCGCCGTCTGCCTGGTTTTCTCCTACCTGAACCCGGCGCACGAACGACTCGTCGGTGACCGCATCCGGCAGCGGTACCCGGAACTGTACCTCTCGCTCTCCTCCGAAATCCTGCCCCAGATCAAGGAATACGACCGCCTGAGTACCACGGCCGTGAACGCCTACGTAGGTCCGGTCTACGCCAGGTATCTTGAACGCATGAAGAAGGAGGCCACCAGCCTCGGTCTCGCGAGTGACATCCTTACGATGACCTCCAACGGAGGGGTAACGCCACTGGACGTCGCGTCGCGGCAGGCCGTGCAGGCCATACTCTCCGGACCGGCCGGCGGGGTCAGCGGGGCCGTCGCCTACGGCCGCCTGACCGGCGCGGAGAATCTCATCGGATTCGACATGGGCGGAACGAGCACGGACATCTCGGTGATTGAAGCCGGAGATCCCCAGGTCTCCGGGGAACATTACGAAGGGGGATGGAAGATCGCCGTGCCGATGATCGATCTCCACACACTGGGCGCGGGCGGTGGGAGCATCGCGCGGGTGGACGACGGAGGTACGCTGCACGTCGGACCCCGGAGCGCCGGGGCCGATCCCGGTCCGGCCTGTTACGGCCGGGGCGGCGATCAGCCCACGGTTACCGACGCGAACCTGGTCCTGGGCTACCTTGATCCCGGGAACTTCCTGGGCGGACGGAATCCCCTCTTTCCCGATCTGTCTGAACGGGCGGTACAGGAATCCGTTGCCGAACCGCTCGGGCTGTCCACGGTGGACGCGGCCCGCGGCATCCTCGACGTGGTGACCACGGCCATGGCCGAAGGCATCCGGCTGCTGACCGTGCGCCGGGGAGGCGATCCCCGCCATTTTTCCCTACTGGCCTTCGGAGGAGCGGCGGGCTTGCATGTGGCCCAGGTCGCCCGGAAGACGGGTATCGGCAAAGTCTACCTGCCGTCGGCAGCCCCCGTGCTGTCGGCCTACGGCATGCTCGCGTCCGATCTGCGGTACGACTTCGCCCAGTCATTCACGGCAAGCCTGGACGTGGTCGACCTCGGCGAGGTCAGGCGCCTGGCGGACCGGATGGCCGGCCAGGGCATCGCGCGGCTCAGAAACCAGGGACTGGCTGACGAGGACATCGCCACCCGGTTCACGGCCGACATGCGCTACCTGGACCAGATCTACGAGGTGAACGTGACCGTGCCGGACCTTTCGATGGACGACGATGCGATTCGGCGCGCGTGGGCTTCGCTCTTCCACGAACGGTACCAGACCCTGTATTCCTACCATCAGCTCGACCAGGAGATCCGCCTGGTCACGCTGCGCGCCACGGTCACGGGCAAGCTGCCGACGGTCGAGCTGCCCGTCAGGGAACGGAACGCCAGGGAACGGAACGACCGGACCGGGGAGGCGTGCAAGGGCACGCGAAGGGTCTACACCGGAACCTGGACCGAAGCCGCCGTCTTCGCGGCGGACGATCTTGCACCCGGCTCCGTGATCGAAGGACCGGCCATCGTCGAATCCGATTTCACCACCGTGCTCGTAGAAGAAGGCGACCATCTCGAAGTCGATCCTTACGGCGGCATGTTCCTGGCCGTATCGACTACGGCGGCGGAAGCGCCGGACGCGAACCCGGAGACGCTGTACGCGCCCGACACGCCCGTGTCGACGGAAGCGTCCGCGACGACCGACGCCCCCGACGCGGCTCCGGCCAGGTCGGATCCGGTCACCCACTCGGTCGTGGCACACCGCCTGGAATCGATCGCACGAGAGATGGCGGACGTCATGATCCGCACTTCCATGTCGCAGATCCTTAACTCCAGCAGGGACTTCTCCACGGCGATCCTCGACGCGACGGGGCAACTCGTGGCGCAGGGCGAAGGCATTCCCGTGCATATCAGCGCCCTGCCGCCGTCGGTCGAAGCGGTGCGCGAGTACTTCGGCGACGACATCAATGAAGACGATCTGTTCATCCTTAACGACCCCTATTTCGGCGGCAGCCACCTGCCGGACATCACGGCGATCTACCCCGTGTTCCGCGACGGGGCACTGCGCTTCTTCGCCGTAAACCGGGCCCATCACAGCGATATCGGCGGGGGAACCCACGGCGGATACAACCCCTCGGCCAGCGAACTGTACCACGAAGGTCTTCGCATTCCTCCTGTGAGGCTCTATGAAGCGGGCCGGCCCAGAGAGGACCTGCTTCACATGCTGGCAGTCAACGTGCGCCACGCGGAGAACTTCACCGGCGACCTGCACGCCCAGATCGGATCGGTACAGATCGCTGCGCGCCGGCTGCAGGCGCTGCTCGACGATTACGGCGCCGATGGCCTGATGGCGTCCGTCGAAGCCATCCTGGACAGCGCGGAACGGCGGATCCGGCAACTCATCGGCAGCTGGAAGGACGGCGTGTACTTCGGGGAGACGCTGCTGGACGATGACGGATTCGACGCCGAGTCGATCCCCATACGGGCAAAGGTCACCGTCCAGGACGACCACATGACCATTGATCTGAGCGAATCGAGTCCCCAGGTCACCGGGTTCATCAACAGCGCCTATGCCAACACGCGATCGCTGGCCCACGTCGCCATCATGTACATGGCACCGTCCGACGTACCGAAGAACGAGGGATCCATGCGGCCGGTGAATGTCATCGCGCCCAGGGGCCTGATCGTGAACCCGAACCCGCCGGCGCCGGTCTGCATGAGCACCAACCACTGCGGGGAAGAGATCGTGGAGGCCGTCTTCAAGGCGCTGGCCCCGGTCGCACCGGATGCCGTGAACGCGGGGTTCTCCCGGAGGCTTCGATTCGCGATCACCGGGCGCAATCCGCGCACGGGGAACCGGTTCATCTGGCACTTCTTCTTCGGACGGGGGGGCGGGGGCGCCTCCCGGGGATACGACGGCTGGTCCTGCGTGGGCGAGGTCAACGTGGCCGGGGCGATCCGGAGCCCCAGCGTGGAGATCACCGAGGAGCGCTTCCCCTTCAAGATCGTACGGAACGACCTGCGGCCGGGCTCGGGCGGCGACGGAACGTGGCGGGGCGGACTGGGCGCCGTGTTCGAGATGGTCTACGAGGGGGACGAACCGGCAAAGCTGAACATGGCGGGCGACGGCGTCGTCAATCCGCCCTTCGGGCTCTTCGGCGGTGCGCCGGGCCTGCCGCACCGGTACAGGGTGGTGTCCAACGGCAAAGAGCGGATGTTGAAATCGAAGGAAACCGAAGTGCCCATTCTCCCCGGAGACCGCATCATCGCCCTGTCCGCCGGAGGAGGTGGCTACGGACCGCCCGGATCACGGGACCCGGACAACCGTTCACGCGACCGGGAATCGGGACTGGTTTGA